From Chaetodon auriga isolate fChaAug3 chromosome 10, fChaAug3.hap1, whole genome shotgun sequence, a single genomic window includes:
- the sema3h gene encoding sema domain, immunoglobulin domain (Ig), short basic domain, secreted, (semaphorin) 3H isoform X1 — translation MCWPVTVVLLAHLGATLTGAWRASQPRLQFTHSELIQNGRLLTLPLVAGDLHSLLPDEDGRRLYVAMKDNLLSTSLDDITQNPRKLYWSASPDRVQECLMAGKDPELECANFLRVLQPFNQTHLYVCGTGAFNPRCAFIATSIFQQSEHQTLSYSQTECGKGKCPYDPFQKTASAVVDGELYAGITSDFMSRDSAFFRSLGSRHVIRTEQYDSTWLQDAQFVRVAPLSETDNPEDDKVYVFFTERAQEAEGAAGKVLYSRVARVCKNDIGGQRSLVNKWSTFQKARMVCSVPGPDGLQTHFDQLQDIFILHGKDKKNPLIYGLFTTSSDILNGSAVCVYRMEDVVRAFKGNFLHKEGPQYKWAEFTGKVPYPRPGTCPSSTYGSYSSTREYPDDVIFFSRTHPLLQEHVLPLGERPLLVRVGVHYKFSKLLVDRVEAVDGTYDVLFIGTDSGLVLKAIHLPREHGQSQEVTLEQLQVFQHKSPVTAMTLSKKKQWLFVGSREGVSQLGLYQCELYGQACAECCLARDPYCTWDGHACSPYMPTVRRRNARHLGEDEDPLTQCVRQGAGLQVEAEQRVMMVAEGNSTYLECLPRSRHAAVTWYKQAGENSPELNQVVTGDQVVVIERGILIRQAELSHGGVYHCQVEEHGYHWTAVTVRLAVWSPSANRLLASWSSSSYQNTGSQPWYEDVMALIHPGNLGQHCRALGYRPPRNHRRHGDIMVEPNKEKERGERHKHGGGRGGGGGGRAAGRKSRSKPQQRAPRST, via the exons AGCTGATCCAGAACGGCCGCCTGCTGACGCTGCCCCTAGTGGCGGGAGACCTGCACTCCCTGCTGCCTGACGAAGACGGGAGGCGTCTGTACGTCGCCATGAAAGATAACCTGCTGTCTACCAGTCTGGATGACATAACGCAGAACCCACGCAAG ctgtacTGGTCAGCCAGTCCAGACCGTGTCCAAGAATGTCTCATGGCTGGGAAGGATCCAGAG TTGGAGTGCGCTAACTTCCTGCGGGTCCTGCAGCCTTTTAACCAGACTCACCTGTATGTTTGTGGCACTGGGGCCTTCAACCCTCGATGTGCTTTCATAGCGACCAGCATCTTCCAGCAG TCAGAGCACCAGACTCTCTCCTACAGCCAGACAGAGTGTGGGAAGGGGAAATGTCCCTATGATCCCTTCCAGAAAACAGCCTCCGCTGTGGTCG ATGGAGAGTTGTATGCTGGGATCACCTCAGACTTCATGAGCCGGGACTCCGCCTTCTTCCGTAGTCTCGGCAGCCGTCACGTCATTCGTACCGAGCAGTACGACTCCACCTGGCTGCAGG ATGCCCAGTTTGTACGGGTAGCGCCGCTGTCTGAAACTGATAACCCAGAAGATGATAAGGTCTACGTGTTCTTCACTGAGCGCgctcaggaggcagagggggCTGCTGGGAAGGTGCTCTACTCCAGAGTGGCACGTGTGTGCAAG AATGACATCGGAGGCCAGAGGAGTTTAGTCAACAAGTGGAGTACCTTCCAGAAGGCACGTATGGTGTGTTCGGTCCCTGGACCAGACGGCCTACAGACACACTTCGACCAGCTGC AGGACATCTTTATCCTCCACGGGAAAGACAAGAAGAACCCTCTCATCTACGGCCTGTTTACCACCTCAAG CGACATCCTGAATGGTTCGGCAGTGTGCGTTTACCGAATGGAGGATGTGGTCCGGGCTTTCAAGGGAAACTTCCTGCATAAGGAGGGACCGCAGTATAAGTGGGCAGAGTTTACAGGCAAGGTGCCCTACCCGCGACCAGGAACT tgTCCCAGCAGTACATATGGAAGTTACAGCTCGACCAGAGAGTATCCTGACGACGTCATCTTCTTCAGCAGGACTCACCCGCTGCTGCAG gAACATGTGCTGCCGCTGGGAGAGCGCCCCCTACTGGTCAGAGTGGGTGTTCACTACAAGTTCAGCAagctgctggtggacagagtGGAGGCCGTGGACGGCACCTACGACGTCCTGTTCATCGGCACAG aCTCAGGCCTCGTGCTGAAGGCCATTCATCTGCCCAGAGAACATGGTCAGAGTCAGGAAGTCActctggagcagctgcaggtcttTCAG cACAAATCACCTGTGACAGCCATGACGCTCTCAAAGAAAAAG CAGTGGTTGTTTGTGGGCTCCAGGGAAGGTGTGTCCCAGCTGGGCCTGTATCAGTGTGAGCTGTACGGTCAGGCCTGCGCCGAGTGCTGCTTGGCCAGAGATCCCTACTGCACCTGGGACGGACACGCCTGCAGCCCCTACATGCCCACCGTACGCAG GAGGAATGCTCGTCACTTAGGGGAGGATGAGGATCCACTAACTCAGTGTGTCAGACAGGGAG CTgggctgcaggtggaggcggagcAGAGGGTGATGATGGTTGCTGAGGGCAACAGCACCTACCTGGAGTGTCTGCCCCGATCCAGACATGCTGCTGTTACCTGGTACAAACAGGCTGGAGAGAACAGTCCTGAACTCAACCAg GTGGTAACAGGTGACCAGGTGGTGGTGATCGAGCGGGGCATCCTGATTCGTCAAGCTGAGCTGTCTCATGGCGGTGTCTATCACTGCCAGGTGGAGGAGCACGGTTACCACTGGACTGCAGTCACCGTCCGCCTCGCCGTCTGGAGCCCCTCGGCCAATCGGCTCCTCGCTTCCTGGTCCAGCTCGTCCTATCAGAACACAGGAAGCCAGCCCTGGTACGAAGACGTGATGGCACTGATTCACCCAGGAAACCTCGGCCAGCACTGCCGGGCGCTGGGATACCGCCCCCCGCGCAACCACCGTCGCCACGGTGACATCATGGTGGAGCCAaacaaggagaaagagaggggggagaggcaCAAGCACGGGGGAggaagaggcggaggagggggaggaagagcagcggggaggaagagcaggagcaAGCCGCAGCAGAGGGCACCGAGGAGCACTTGA
- the sema3h gene encoding sema domain, immunoglobulin domain (Ig), short basic domain, secreted, (semaphorin) 3H isoform X2: MCWPVTVVLLAHLGATLTGAWRASQPRLQFTHSELIQNGRLLTLPLVAGDLHSLLPDEDGRRLYVAMKDNLLSTSLDDITQNPRKLYWSASPDRVQECLMAGKDPELECANFLRVLQPFNQTHLYVCGTGAFNPRCAFIATSIFQQSEHQTLSYSQTECGKGKCPYDPFQKTASAVVDGELYAGITSDFMSRDSAFFRSLGSRHVIRTEQYDSTWLQDAQFVRVAPLSETDNPEDDKVYVFFTERAQEAEGAAGKVLYSRVARVCKNDIGGQRSLVNKWSTFQKARMVCSVPGPDGLQTHFDQLQDIFILHGKDKKNPLIYGLFTTSSDILNGSAVCVYRMEDVVRAFKGNFLHKEGPQYKWAEFTGKVPYPRPGTCPSSTYGSYSSTREYPDDVIFFSRTHPLLQEHVLPLGERPLLVRVGVHYKFSKLLVDRVEAVDGTYDVLFIGTDSGLVLKAIHLPREHGQSQEVTLEQLQVFQHKSPVTAMTLSKKKWLFVGSREGVSQLGLYQCELYGQACAECCLARDPYCTWDGHACSPYMPTVRRRNARHLGEDEDPLTQCVRQGAGLQVEAEQRVMMVAEGNSTYLECLPRSRHAAVTWYKQAGENSPELNQVVTGDQVVVIERGILIRQAELSHGGVYHCQVEEHGYHWTAVTVRLAVWSPSANRLLASWSSSSYQNTGSQPWYEDVMALIHPGNLGQHCRALGYRPPRNHRRHGDIMVEPNKEKERGERHKHGGGRGGGGGGRAAGRKSRSKPQQRAPRST, encoded by the exons AGCTGATCCAGAACGGCCGCCTGCTGACGCTGCCCCTAGTGGCGGGAGACCTGCACTCCCTGCTGCCTGACGAAGACGGGAGGCGTCTGTACGTCGCCATGAAAGATAACCTGCTGTCTACCAGTCTGGATGACATAACGCAGAACCCACGCAAG ctgtacTGGTCAGCCAGTCCAGACCGTGTCCAAGAATGTCTCATGGCTGGGAAGGATCCAGAG TTGGAGTGCGCTAACTTCCTGCGGGTCCTGCAGCCTTTTAACCAGACTCACCTGTATGTTTGTGGCACTGGGGCCTTCAACCCTCGATGTGCTTTCATAGCGACCAGCATCTTCCAGCAG TCAGAGCACCAGACTCTCTCCTACAGCCAGACAGAGTGTGGGAAGGGGAAATGTCCCTATGATCCCTTCCAGAAAACAGCCTCCGCTGTGGTCG ATGGAGAGTTGTATGCTGGGATCACCTCAGACTTCATGAGCCGGGACTCCGCCTTCTTCCGTAGTCTCGGCAGCCGTCACGTCATTCGTACCGAGCAGTACGACTCCACCTGGCTGCAGG ATGCCCAGTTTGTACGGGTAGCGCCGCTGTCTGAAACTGATAACCCAGAAGATGATAAGGTCTACGTGTTCTTCACTGAGCGCgctcaggaggcagagggggCTGCTGGGAAGGTGCTCTACTCCAGAGTGGCACGTGTGTGCAAG AATGACATCGGAGGCCAGAGGAGTTTAGTCAACAAGTGGAGTACCTTCCAGAAGGCACGTATGGTGTGTTCGGTCCCTGGACCAGACGGCCTACAGACACACTTCGACCAGCTGC AGGACATCTTTATCCTCCACGGGAAAGACAAGAAGAACCCTCTCATCTACGGCCTGTTTACCACCTCAAG CGACATCCTGAATGGTTCGGCAGTGTGCGTTTACCGAATGGAGGATGTGGTCCGGGCTTTCAAGGGAAACTTCCTGCATAAGGAGGGACCGCAGTATAAGTGGGCAGAGTTTACAGGCAAGGTGCCCTACCCGCGACCAGGAACT tgTCCCAGCAGTACATATGGAAGTTACAGCTCGACCAGAGAGTATCCTGACGACGTCATCTTCTTCAGCAGGACTCACCCGCTGCTGCAG gAACATGTGCTGCCGCTGGGAGAGCGCCCCCTACTGGTCAGAGTGGGTGTTCACTACAAGTTCAGCAagctgctggtggacagagtGGAGGCCGTGGACGGCACCTACGACGTCCTGTTCATCGGCACAG aCTCAGGCCTCGTGCTGAAGGCCATTCATCTGCCCAGAGAACATGGTCAGAGTCAGGAAGTCActctggagcagctgcaggtcttTCAG cACAAATCACCTGTGACAGCCATGACGCTCTCAAAGAAAAAG TGGTTGTTTGTGGGCTCCAGGGAAGGTGTGTCCCAGCTGGGCCTGTATCAGTGTGAGCTGTACGGTCAGGCCTGCGCCGAGTGCTGCTTGGCCAGAGATCCCTACTGCACCTGGGACGGACACGCCTGCAGCCCCTACATGCCCACCGTACGCAG GAGGAATGCTCGTCACTTAGGGGAGGATGAGGATCCACTAACTCAGTGTGTCAGACAGGGAG CTgggctgcaggtggaggcggagcAGAGGGTGATGATGGTTGCTGAGGGCAACAGCACCTACCTGGAGTGTCTGCCCCGATCCAGACATGCTGCTGTTACCTGGTACAAACAGGCTGGAGAGAACAGTCCTGAACTCAACCAg GTGGTAACAGGTGACCAGGTGGTGGTGATCGAGCGGGGCATCCTGATTCGTCAAGCTGAGCTGTCTCATGGCGGTGTCTATCACTGCCAGGTGGAGGAGCACGGTTACCACTGGACTGCAGTCACCGTCCGCCTCGCCGTCTGGAGCCCCTCGGCCAATCGGCTCCTCGCTTCCTGGTCCAGCTCGTCCTATCAGAACACAGGAAGCCAGCCCTGGTACGAAGACGTGATGGCACTGATTCACCCAGGAAACCTCGGCCAGCACTGCCGGGCGCTGGGATACCGCCCCCCGCGCAACCACCGTCGCCACGGTGACATCATGGTGGAGCCAaacaaggagaaagagaggggggagaggcaCAAGCACGGGGGAggaagaggcggaggagggggaggaagagcagcggggaggaagagcaggagcaAGCCGCAGCAGAGGGCACCGAGGAGCACTTGA